The proteins below are encoded in one region of Cytobacillus sp. IB215665:
- the smc gene encoding chromosome segregation protein SMC, with product MFLKRLDIVGFKSFAERVSIDFVPGVTAVVGPNGSGKSNITDAIRWVLGEQSAKSLRGAKMEDIIFAGSDSRKPLNIGEVTLTLDNEDQFLPIDYHEVSVTRRVFRSGESEFLINKQQCRLKDIVDLFMDSGLGREAFSIISQGKVEEILSSKAEERRSIFEEAAGVLKYKTRKKKAEYKLAETQENLHRVSDIVHELEGQIEPLEIQSSIAKDYIEKKEDLEKIEVALTVFEVEDLHKKWEDLRNIFQQHKNDEIESSSSLQKLESEIEHHREQIIALDESIDDLQEVLLLASEELEKLEGRKEVLKERKKNASQNRTQLEKIIDEFEVKRHDHLAQRDEEAQLLKHYEEDVNVKQLDLKQKTQMFASYDQNIEDVIEGLKSDYIELLNKKAALNNELTNIEDQLKQQNVRKSHLEEVNQKYIIQRKETNDQKLLLQAKISKVQEEINEQISTFRNKQTNLEQLKTKYQKKENLLYQAYQYLQQTKSRKEMLEEIKEDYSGFFHGVKEVLKARDKHLQGVEGAIAELIQVPQEYEIAIEIALGAATQHIVVHDEQNARQAISYLKKNSYGRATFLPLSVIKERKISDLQLNQIKNHPSYVGVASDLITFDEKYSAVLKNVLGTVVITTDLKGANDLARQLQFRYRLVTLEGDVVNPGGSMTGGAVKQKSNSLLSRGRELEELSVKVLDMEQKTSQLEAQVKELKDTIKEVEAGLEVLRETGNTLRLSEQSIKGEIRELEIEEKNVNDRLTVYDFEKENFSQQMNEMNARTRTIKEQVSVIKNQVMNLDQEIEKLTLEKNDQQISKESLQKEITELKVELASQEQLLANHQEKAGRTLHAMAEIEDKLQEAKEDLSLLQNEMSSNSSGEEVLVSEAVKKKHDKSATVQLIAERRDQRLHLQQKLEDQEREAKEQKRQYKQLVEVLRDEEVKINRLDVELENRLTHLREEYMLSFEAAKERYPLDLNIEEARQKVKLIKLAIDELGNVNLGAIDEFERVNERYSFLQEQKEDLLQAKDTLYQVIDEMDDEMKRRFQTTFNNISSHFEPVFQALFGGGRAELKLTDPGDLLNTGVEIIAQPPGKKPQNLSLLSGGERALTAIALLFAILKVRPVPFCVLDEVEAALDEANVHRFAQYLQRYSSDTQFIVITHRKGTMEEADVLYGVTMQESGVSKLVSVRLGETAELVK from the coding sequence ATGTTCCTCAAACGGTTAGATATCGTTGGATTTAAATCGTTTGCAGAAAGAGTTTCTATTGATTTTGTGCCAGGTGTAACTGCAGTAGTTGGGCCGAACGGCAGTGGGAAAAGTAATATTACCGATGCTATTAGGTGGGTATTGGGGGAACAATCTGCAAAATCTCTACGCGGAGCGAAAATGGAAGATATTATTTTTGCAGGTAGTGACTCAAGAAAACCATTGAATATAGGAGAAGTAACGTTAACATTAGACAATGAAGACCAGTTTTTACCGATAGATTATCATGAGGTAAGTGTCACAAGGAGAGTTTTTCGTTCAGGAGAAAGTGAATTTTTAATAAATAAACAGCAGTGTCGACTAAAAGATATTGTTGATTTATTTATGGATTCAGGTCTTGGAAGAGAAGCTTTTTCAATTATAAGCCAAGGTAAAGTAGAAGAAATTTTAAGCAGTAAAGCTGAAGAAAGGCGCTCTATTTTTGAAGAAGCTGCTGGAGTGTTAAAATATAAAACTCGCAAGAAAAAAGCAGAATATAAATTAGCTGAGACCCAGGAGAATTTACACCGTGTCTCTGATATCGTCCACGAGCTTGAAGGTCAAATTGAGCCACTAGAAATTCAATCATCAATTGCTAAAGATTATATCGAAAAGAAGGAGGACCTCGAAAAAATTGAGGTTGCCTTAACAGTATTTGAAGTAGAAGACCTTCATAAAAAATGGGAGGACCTTCGTAATATATTTCAACAACATAAAAATGATGAAATCGAATCCTCTTCTTCTTTACAGAAATTAGAATCTGAAATTGAGCACCATCGTGAGCAAATAATCGCGCTTGATGAATCTATAGATGATCTTCAAGAAGTACTACTGCTCGCTAGTGAAGAATTAGAAAAGCTAGAAGGCCGGAAAGAAGTTCTGAAGGAACGCAAGAAAAACGCCTCCCAAAATAGAACACAATTAGAAAAAATAATTGATGAATTTGAGGTAAAAAGACACGATCATTTAGCTCAAAGAGATGAAGAAGCTCAGCTACTTAAACATTATGAAGAAGATGTTAATGTTAAGCAGCTTGACTTAAAGCAGAAAACACAAATGTTTGCATCTTATGATCAAAATATTGAAGACGTAATTGAAGGGTTAAAAAGTGACTATATTGAATTATTAAATAAGAAAGCTGCCTTGAATAATGAACTTACAAATATTGAAGATCAGCTGAAACAACAAAATGTCCGTAAATCACACTTAGAAGAAGTAAATCAAAAATATATTATTCAACGAAAAGAAACGAATGATCAAAAACTACTACTCCAAGCTAAAATTTCGAAAGTTCAAGAAGAAATTAACGAACAAATTAGTACATTTCGAAATAAACAAACAAACCTGGAACAGTTGAAGACCAAGTACCAAAAAAAGGAGAATTTACTTTATCAAGCTTATCAGTACTTACAGCAGACCAAATCTCGTAAAGAAATGTTGGAAGAAATCAAAGAAGATTATTCCGGATTTTTTCACGGTGTTAAAGAAGTATTAAAAGCTAGAGATAAACATTTGCAAGGTGTTGAAGGTGCCATCGCAGAATTAATTCAAGTACCTCAGGAGTATGAAATTGCTATAGAAATAGCATTGGGAGCAGCAACACAGCATATTGTCGTTCATGATGAACAAAATGCTAGGCAAGCTATTAGTTATTTAAAGAAAAACTCATATGGCAGGGCTACATTCTTACCATTATCAGTCATCAAAGAGCGTAAAATTTCAGATCTGCAACTAAATCAAATAAAAAACCATCCATCATATGTAGGGGTTGCTTCAGACTTAATAACATTTGATGAAAAGTATAGCGCTGTATTGAAAAACGTACTAGGGACAGTAGTCATTACTACTGATTTAAAAGGTGCAAATGATTTAGCAAGGCAATTACAATTTAGGTATCGCCTCGTTACACTTGAAGGTGATGTTGTAAATCCTGGTGGGTCCATGACAGGTGGGGCAGTAAAACAAAAATCAAATTCGTTATTAAGCAGAGGACGTGAGCTTGAAGAGCTTTCAGTGAAAGTACTTGATATGGAGCAAAAGACTTCACAGCTTGAAGCTCAAGTAAAGGAACTGAAGGACACCATTAAAGAAGTCGAGGCAGGGCTTGAAGTTTTACGTGAAACGGGAAATACGCTTCGTTTGAGTGAGCAGTCAATAAAAGGAGAAATTCGAGAGCTAGAAATAGAAGAAAAAAATGTTAACGATCGTTTAACTGTTTACGACTTTGAAAAAGAAAATTTCTCACAACAAATGAATGAAATGAATGCAAGAACAAGAACGATTAAAGAACAAGTGAGCGTCATCAAAAACCAAGTGATGAATCTTGATCAAGAAATTGAAAAACTTACTTTAGAAAAGAATGACCAACAAATATCAAAAGAATCATTACAAAAAGAAATAACAGAACTAAAGGTTGAATTAGCAAGCCAAGAGCAGCTGTTAGCGAATCATCAAGAGAAAGCAGGTCGCACATTACATGCTATGGCTGAAATTGAAGATAAATTGCAGGAAGCGAAGGAGGACCTTTCATTACTGCAAAATGAGATGAGTTCAAACTCATCGGGTGAAGAGGTTTTAGTCTCTGAAGCTGTAAAAAAGAAACATGATAAATCAGCTACTGTTCAACTTATCGCTGAACGTCGCGATCAACGGCTTCATTTACAGCAGAAATTAGAGGATCAGGAGCGCGAAGCGAAAGAACAAAAACGACAATATAAGCAGCTTGTAGAGGTTTTACGCGATGAAGAAGTAAAAATTAATCGTCTAGACGTGGAATTAGAAAACAGATTAACTCACTTACGAGAAGAATATATGTTATCTTTTGAGGCTGCGAAAGAACGATATCCTTTGGATTTGAATATAGAGGAAGCTAGGCAGAAAGTAAAATTAATTAAGCTTGCAATTGATGAGCTTGGAAATGTTAATCTTGGTGCAATTGATGAGTTTGAGCGTGTAAATGAGCGTTATTCCTTTTTACAAGAGCAGAAGGAAGATTTGCTACAAGCAAAGGACACATTATATCAGGTTATCGATGAAATGGACGATGAAATGAAGCGAAGGTTTCAAACAACATTTAACAATATCAGTTCTCACTTCGAGCCTGTTTTCCAAGCATTATTTGGTGGTGGAAGGGCAGAATTGAAGCTTACAGATCCAGGGGATTTATTAAATACTGGAGTTGAAATTATTGCACAGCCACCAGGGAAAAAACCTCAAAATCTTAGTTTATTATCAGGTGGAGAAAGAGCTTTAACTGCTATAGCATTATTGTTTGCAATTTTAAAGGTTCGTCCTGTTCCATTTTGTGTTTTGGATGAGGTAGAAGCTGCGCTAGATGAAGCTAATGTCCATCGTTTTGCACAATATTTACAACGTTATAGCTCAGATACACAATTTATAGTTATTACCCACAGAAAAGGAACAATGGAAGAAGCTGATGTTCTTTATGGAGTTACGATGCAAGAATCGGGTGTGTCTAAGCTAGTATCAGTTCGACTCGGTGAAACTGCTGAATTGGTTAAGTAA
- the fabG gene encoding 3-oxoacyl-[acyl-carrier-protein] reductase: MTLQGKVALVTGASRGIGRAIALELAKQGASVVVNFAGSEARANEVVDEIKTIGSEAVAIQADVGNSEAVSSMIKGVIAKFGKLDILVNNAGITRDNLLMRMKEDEWDTVINTNLKGVFNCTKAVTRQMMKQRAGRIINIASVVGVAGNPGQANYVAAKAGVIGLTKSSAKELASRNITVNAIAPGFITTDMTDELNEDIRNEMLKQIPLVKFGEPTDVAAVVAFIASEASGYMTGQTLHVDGGMVM, from the coding sequence ATGACGTTGCAAGGAAAAGTTGCCTTAGTGACAGGTGCATCTAGAGGGATTGGTCGTGCTATTGCATTGGAACTAGCGAAGCAAGGTGCTAGTGTAGTAGTAAATTTTGCAGGAAGTGAAGCAAGGGCAAACGAAGTGGTGGATGAAATAAAAACAATTGGTTCTGAAGCAGTTGCGATTCAAGCTGACGTTGGAAATTCTGAAGCGGTATCTTCTATGATTAAAGGTGTGATCGCTAAATTTGGCAAGCTAGACATTCTAGTAAACAACGCCGGAATAACAAGGGATAACTTGTTAATGAGAATGAAAGAAGATGAGTGGGATACTGTCATTAATACAAATTTAAAGGGCGTATTCAATTGTACAAAGGCTGTTACCCGCCAAATGATGAAGCAAAGAGCTGGAAGAATAATTAATATTGCTTCAGTCGTTGGAGTAGCAGGTAACCCTGGACAAGCAAACTACGTTGCTGCAAAAGCTGGTGTGATAGGTTTAACAAAAAGTTCTGCTAAGGAATTAGCAAGTAGAAACATTACAGTAAATGCAATAGCCCCAGGCTTTATTACAACTGATATGACCGATGAATTAAATGAAGATATTCGTAATGAAATGTTGAAACAAATTCCACTTGTGAAATTTGGTGAACCGACAGACGTAGCAGCTGTTGTGGCATTTATAGCTTCTGAAGCAAGTGGGTATATGACTGGACAAACATTGCACGTTGATGGCGGAATGGTCATGTAA
- the plsX gene encoding phosphate acyltransferase PlsX, translating to MRIAIDAMGGDHAPKEIVLGTLKALEAFPSLHITLIGDEDKIKTYVSEQKRLSIIHANEIIEATDEPVRAVRRKKNASMVLMAKEVKEGRADACISAGNTGALMAAGLFIVGRIDGIDRPALAPTLPTADGRGFIMLDAGANVDAKDQHLLQYAIMGSIYAEKVRGVPSPRVGLLNIGTEKNKGNDLMKQVFSLLEKTSLHFIGNVEARDLLDGVADVVITDGFTGNVTLKAIEGTAQSVFSMLKTTLTSNFKSKFAASVLKPQLLDLKAKMDYSEYGGAGLFGLKAPVIKAHGSSDANAIFNAIRQAKDIVDNNVTELIKQQVESVD from the coding sequence ATGAGAATCGCAATCGATGCAATGGGTGGTGACCATGCACCTAAAGAAATTGTTTTAGGCACTCTAAAAGCGCTAGAAGCTTTCCCTAGCTTACATATTACTTTAATAGGGGATGAAGACAAAATTAAGACATATGTTTCTGAACAGAAACGTCTTTCTATAATACATGCCAATGAAATAATTGAAGCAACTGATGAGCCTGTAAGGGCAGTTCGTAGAAAGAAAAATGCCTCTATGGTACTTATGGCAAAAGAAGTGAAAGAAGGGCGTGCGGATGCTTGTATTTCTGCAGGGAATACGGGTGCTCTAATGGCAGCGGGTTTATTCATAGTCGGTAGAATCGATGGAATTGATCGTCCTGCATTAGCTCCAACATTACCAACTGCAGATGGACGTGGTTTTATAATGCTAGATGCTGGAGCTAATGTGGATGCCAAAGATCAACATTTGCTACAGTATGCGATTATGGGGTCGATTTATGCTGAGAAAGTACGGGGTGTTCCATCACCTAGAGTGGGCTTGTTAAATATAGGAACAGAAAAGAATAAAGGAAACGACCTTATGAAGCAAGTCTTTTCCTTATTAGAAAAAACGTCATTACACTTTATTGGTAATGTTGAGGCGCGAGACTTATTAGATGGGGTTGCAGATGTAGTCATAACAGATGGCTTTACGGGTAATGTTACATTAAAAGCAATAGAGGGAACAGCACAATCAGTTTTTTCTATGTTAAAAACAACATTAACAAGCAATTTTAAGAGCAAATTTGCAGCTTCTGTATTAAAGCCTCAACTGTTAGATTTAAAAGCTAAAATGGATTATTCAGAATACGGTGGAGCTGGGTTGTTTGGTTTAAAAGCTCCAGTAATTAAAGCACATGGTTCTTCTGACGCCAATGCGATCTTTAACGCTATTCGTCAAGCAAAAGATATCGTTGATAACAATGTTACTGAATTGATAAAGCAACAAGTTGAATCTGTTGATTGA
- the rnc gene encoding ribonuclease III: MKKTGIEKHAKFNEFQEKIGFRFQNKKLLLQAFTHSSYVNEHRKRLYEDNERLEFLGDAVLELTISQYLYKKYPLLSEGKLTKLRAAVVCESSLVSFANDLSFGKLVLLGKGEELTGGRERPALLADVFEAFIGALYLDQGIDAVCSFLDMVVFPKINDGAFSHTMDYKSQLQELIQRDGAGLLEYKILQENGPAHNREFVSSVCINNKTLGEGRGKSKKEAEQNAAKKALQKVKESL, from the coding sequence ATGAAAAAAACAGGTATTGAAAAGCATGCGAAATTTAATGAATTTCAAGAAAAAATAGGTTTTCGATTTCAAAATAAAAAATTGTTGTTGCAAGCATTTACGCATTCATCTTATGTGAATGAGCATCGAAAACGGCTCTATGAAGATAATGAGAGATTAGAGTTTTTAGGAGACGCAGTTCTTGAGTTAACAATTTCCCAATATTTGTATAAAAAATACCCATTGCTAAGTGAAGGCAAATTAACGAAACTTCGTGCTGCTGTAGTTTGTGAATCTTCTCTTGTTTCTTTTGCAAATGACCTATCCTTCGGTAAGCTAGTTTTGCTAGGTAAAGGAGAAGAGTTAACTGGTGGACGAGAACGACCAGCATTATTAGCGGATGTATTTGAGGCATTTATTGGAGCATTATACTTAGATCAAGGAATTGACGCTGTTTGTTCCTTTCTAGATATGGTTGTATTTCCTAAAATAAATGATGGTGCTTTTTCTCATACGATGGATTATAAAAGTCAGCTTCAAGAATTAATTCAGAGAGATGGAGCTGGTTTACTCGAATATAAAATCTTACAGGAAAACGGTCCTGCTCATAATCGAGAGTTTGTATCTTCAGTTTGTATAAATAACAAAACACTTGGTGAAGGTAGGGGGAAGTCAAAAAAAGAAGCAGAGCAAAACGCTGCGAAAAAGGCTTTGCAAAAAGTAAAAGAATCATTATAA
- the ftsY gene encoding signal recognition particle-docking protein FtsY codes for MSFFKKLKEKITKQTDSVTEKFKDGLSKTRDSFSEKVNDLVARYRSVDEDFFDELEEILIGADVGVATVMELIDELKMEVKRRNIQDTREVQDVITEKLVEIYEGQDDLSAKINIQEQSLTVILFVGVNGVGKTTTIGKLANKFKNEGKSVLLAAGDTFRAGAIDQLEVWGDRVGVDVIKQSPGSDPAAVMYDAVQAAKARNADILLCDTAGRLQNKVNLMKELEKVKRVIEREVPGAPHEVLLVLDATTGQNAMSQAKQFAESTDVSGIVLTKLDGTAKGGIVLAIRNELSIPVKLVGLGEKVDDLQQFDPEQYVYGLFAGLIADTEA; via the coding sequence GTGAGCTTTTTTAAAAAATTAAAAGAAAAAATTACTAAACAGACAGATTCTGTAACAGAAAAATTCAAAGATGGTTTATCGAAAACAAGGGATTCTTTTTCAGAAAAGGTGAATGACCTTGTTGCGAGATACAGGTCTGTAGATGAAGATTTTTTTGATGAGTTGGAAGAAATCTTAATTGGAGCAGACGTTGGTGTAGCAACTGTAATGGAATTAATTGATGAATTAAAAATGGAAGTAAAACGTAGAAATATACAGGACACGAGAGAAGTTCAAGATGTTATAACAGAAAAGCTAGTTGAAATTTATGAAGGGCAGGACGATTTATCTGCTAAGATAAATATTCAAGAGCAATCTTTAACTGTCATTTTGTTCGTTGGAGTTAATGGTGTTGGTAAAACAACTACTATTGGAAAACTTGCAAATAAATTTAAAAATGAAGGAAAATCAGTATTATTGGCTGCAGGAGATACATTTCGTGCTGGTGCTATAGACCAACTGGAAGTATGGGGAGATAGAGTTGGTGTGGATGTAATTAAGCAATCTCCAGGCTCTGACCCTGCTGCAGTTATGTACGATGCAGTTCAGGCAGCTAAAGCGCGCAACGCTGATATTTTATTATGTGACACAGCAGGTAGATTGCAAAACAAAGTTAATCTAATGAAAGAACTTGAAAAGGTAAAGCGTGTGATCGAACGGGAAGTTCCAGGAGCTCCTCACGAAGTGTTACTCGTTTTAGATGCTACCACAGGTCAAAATGCGATGAGCCAAGCTAAGCAATTTGCAGAATCAACAGATGTGTCAGGAATTGTTTTAACAAAGTTAGACGGTACTGCAAAGGGAGGTATCGTATTGGCTATTCGAAATGAGCTATCGATTCCTGTTAAATTGGTCGGTCTTGGGGAAAAAGTTGATGATTTACAACAATTTGACCCAGAACAATACGTCTATGGCCTTTTTGCTGGTTTAATCGCTGATACTGAAGCATAA
- the acpP gene encoding acyl carrier protein, translated as MADVLERVTKIIVDRLGVEESEVKLESSFKDDLGADSLDVVELVMELEDEFDMEISDEDAEKIATVGDAVNYINGQQ; from the coding sequence ATGGCAGATGTTTTAGAACGTGTAACTAAGATTATCGTTGATCGCCTTGGAGTTGAAGAGTCAGAGGTGAAATTAGAATCTTCATTTAAAGATGATCTTGGTGCTGATTCCCTAGATGTAGTAGAGCTAGTGATGGAGCTTGAAGACGAATTCGATATGGAAATTTCCGATGAAGATGCTGAAAAGATAGCTACAGTTGGTGACGCTGTTAACTACATAAACGGTCAGCAATAA
- the fabD gene encoding ACP S-malonyltransferase, protein MGKIAFVFPGQGSQIVGMGQSLAQKYDNVAAVFNKADEKLGISLTDLIFQGPADKLTLTMNAQPALLTTSIAILERFKEENIRPDYVAGHSLGEYSALVAAEALSFEDAVYAVRKRGELMEEAVPAGEGSMAAVLGMEQGQLQEITTQITADGYPVQLANLNCPGQIVISGTAEGVSIATKQCKEQGAKRVIPLVVSGPFHSSLMQPAANKFDHILDEITINHAKIPVVTNIHAKPLTKSTEIKQALIEQLYSPVLWQQSVEYMLDNGVDTFIEIGPGKVLSGLIKKVNRRVNAYSINDEESMLLTIERLKGE, encoded by the coding sequence ATGGGGAAAATTGCATTTGTTTTTCCAGGCCAAGGTTCACAAATTGTTGGTATGGGACAAAGCCTTGCACAAAAATATGACAATGTGGCAGCTGTTTTTAACAAAGCTGATGAAAAACTAGGTATTTCATTAACTGACCTTATTTTCCAAGGTCCAGCTGATAAATTAACGTTAACGATGAATGCACAGCCAGCTTTATTAACGACGAGCATAGCTATTCTTGAACGGTTCAAAGAAGAAAATATACGACCTGATTATGTTGCGGGTCATAGTTTAGGAGAATATAGCGCACTTGTGGCTGCCGAAGCATTGTCATTTGAAGATGCAGTGTATGCAGTAAGGAAACGAGGCGAATTAATGGAAGAAGCTGTTCCTGCAGGAGAAGGGTCAATGGCAGCTGTACTAGGGATGGAACAAGGTCAGCTACAAGAAATCACAACCCAAATTACAGCTGATGGATATCCAGTTCAACTCGCTAATTTGAACTGTCCTGGTCAAATTGTTATTTCTGGAACAGCTGAGGGAGTATCAATCGCAACGAAACAATGTAAAGAACAAGGTGCAAAACGCGTCATCCCTTTAGTTGTAAGTGGACCATTTCATTCATCACTCATGCAACCAGCTGCTAATAAATTCGATCACATATTAGACGAAATAACAATTAATCATGCAAAGATTCCAGTAGTAACGAACATTCATGCAAAGCCATTAACAAAGAGTACAGAAATAAAGCAAGCTTTAATTGAACAATTATATTCTCCAGTTTTGTGGCAACAGTCTGTAGAATACATGCTTGACAATGGTGTAGATACCTTTATAGAAATTGGTCCTGGTAAAGTTCTTTCAGGACTCATCAAAAAGGTTAACAGAAGGGTTAATGCCTATTCAATAAATGATGAAGAGTCAATGCTATTGACAATTGAAAGATTGAAAGGGGAATAA
- the fapR gene encoding transcription factor FapR, translating to MRKNKKVRQEQLQQTITENPFVTDEELAVKFSVSIQTIRLDRMELSIPELRERIKYVAEKNFDEQVRSLPIEEVIGEIVDIVPDESAISIFDVEKEHVFKRNKIMRGHHLFAQANSLAVAVINDELALTAQATIRFMRQVKETERVIAKAKVKGLDKKKGRTIVEVNSFVGAEMVFSGEFEMYRSKSN from the coding sequence ATGCGTAAAAATAAAAAAGTACGACAGGAGCAATTGCAACAAACAATAACTGAAAATCCATTCGTCACCGACGAAGAATTAGCAGTAAAATTTTCTGTGAGCATCCAAACGATACGACTCGATCGAATGGAGTTATCGATTCCTGAATTGCGAGAGCGAATAAAATATGTTGCAGAAAAGAATTTTGATGAACAAGTTCGTTCGCTTCCGATTGAAGAGGTAATTGGAGAAATTGTAGATATTGTTCCTGATGAAAGTGCTATTTCAATTTTTGATGTAGAAAAGGAACACGTTTTTAAAAGAAATAAGATTATGCGTGGTCATCATCTTTTTGCTCAAGCTAACTCCCTTGCAGTTGCAGTTATTAATGATGAACTAGCGTTAACTGCGCAAGCAACAATCCGTTTCATGCGCCAAGTAAAAGAAACTGAGCGTGTGATAGCTAAAGCCAAAGTTAAAGGATTGGATAAGAAGAAAGGGAGAACAATAGTAGAAGTAAACAGCTTTGTCGGAGCAGAAATGGTATTTTCAGGGGAATTTGAAATGTATCGTTCAAAAAGTAATTAA
- the recG gene encoding ATP-dependent DNA helicase RecG: MSKEVTDLVTSIKGIGEETALSLNDMGIQTVLDLLEYFPYKYEDYQLRDLADVKHEEKVTVEGKVHSEPSLTYYGKKKSRLTFRLLVGRYLITVTCFNRPYYKKQLSINAIITVTGKWDQHRQTITVSELSFSPHQKNSEIEPTYAIKGKVTVKGMRRFMSLALNQYSTLIEENLPISLLQKYRLVDKKDAIQAIHLPLSHEDLKQARRRFVYEEFLLFQLQMQTLRKFEREQSVGVVMEYPKNELDSFIDQLPFPLTNAQNRVVHEITSDLATPYRMNRLLQGDVGSGKTVVAAISLFATVLAGYQGALMVPTEILAEQHEYSLKQLFSAFPMRIELLTSSVKGKKRREIIDQLTRGEIDIIVGTHALIQDEISFNKLGLVITDEQHRFGVAQRRTLREKGENAHVLFMTATPIPRTLAITVFGEMDVSVIDEMPAGRKEIETYWARHDMLERVLEFMKQELIKGRQAYIICPLIEESDKLDVQNAIDVHSILTQYFSNKYHIGLMHGKLPSAEKEAVMRDFSTNNVQVLVSTTVVEVGVNVPNATFMLIYDADRFGLSQLHQLRGRVGRGENQSYCILLADPKSEVGKERMNIMTETNDGFKLSEKDLELRGPGDFFGKKQSGVPEFKVADMVHDYRALEVARDDAAKLIQSTAFWQNNEYEELRKYLQQTGALHGEKLD; this comes from the coding sequence GTGAGTAAGGAAGTAACAGATTTAGTAACTTCAATTAAAGGGATTGGTGAAGAAACAGCACTATCATTAAATGATATGGGTATACAAACCGTATTAGATCTCCTTGAGTATTTTCCTTACAAATATGAAGACTATCAATTGCGGGATTTAGCTGATGTAAAACATGAAGAAAAAGTTACAGTGGAAGGGAAGGTCCATAGTGAACCTTCTCTAACTTATTATGGAAAAAAGAAATCTAGACTCACATTTCGTTTACTTGTCGGTAGGTATTTAATTACGGTAACTTGCTTTAATAGACCGTACTATAAAAAACAGCTTTCTATCAATGCAATTATAACCGTTACTGGCAAATGGGATCAGCACCGCCAAACAATAACAGTGAGCGAACTTTCTTTCTCACCTCATCAAAAAAATAGTGAGATAGAGCCAACCTACGCAATCAAAGGGAAGGTAACTGTTAAAGGAATGCGAAGATTTATGTCTTTAGCACTAAATCAATATAGCACATTAATTGAAGAAAATTTGCCTATCTCTTTACTACAAAAGTATCGATTAGTTGATAAGAAAGATGCTATACAAGCGATTCACTTACCTTTATCACATGAAGATTTAAAACAAGCAAGAAGAAGGTTTGTTTACGAAGAATTTTTACTATTTCAATTACAAATGCAAACACTTCGAAAGTTCGAGAGGGAACAATCTGTAGGTGTAGTGATGGAATATCCAAAAAATGAGCTTGACAGCTTTATTGACCAATTACCTTTCCCACTAACTAATGCCCAAAATCGTGTTGTCCACGAAATTACAAGTGATTTAGCAACACCTTACCGCATGAATCGGTTATTACAAGGTGATGTTGGATCTGGAAAGACTGTTGTAGCAGCGATTTCACTTTTTGCAACTGTGTTGGCAGGATATCAGGGAGCCTTGATGGTTCCAACGGAAATATTAGCAGAACAGCATGAATACTCATTGAAGCAGTTATTTAGTGCTTTTCCAATGCGTATTGAGTTGTTAACGAGCTCTGTGAAAGGGAAAAAGCGTAGAGAAATAATTGACCAACTAACGCGTGGTGAAATCGATATTATCGTTGGAACACATGCATTAATTCAAGATGAGATTTCATTCAATAAATTGGGTCTTGTTATTACTGATGAACAGCATCGTTTTGGAGTAGCACAACGTAGAACGTTAAGAGAAAAAGGTGAAAATGCCCATGTTCTATTTATGACTGCTACGCCTATCCCTCGAACTCTAGCAATCACTGTTTTTGGAGAAATGGATGTTTCAGTAATAGACGAAATGCCAGCTGGTAGAAAAGAGATAGAAACATACTGGGCAAGACACGACATGCTTGAGAGAGTCCTTGAGTTCATGAAACAAGAGCTGATCAAAGGAAGACAAGCTTATATCATCTGTCCACTCATTGAAGAATCTGATAAATTGGACGTGCAAAATGCGATAGATGTCCATAGTATTTTGACACAATATTTTAGCAATAAATATCATATTGGACTAATGCATGGTAAACTTCCTTCTGCAGAGAAGGAAGCTGTAATGAGAGACTTTAGTACAAATAACGTTCAAGTGCTTGTTTCAACAACTGTTGTTGAAGTTGGAGTAAACGTTCCAAATGCCACATTTATGTTAATTTATGATGCAGATCGTTTCGGGTTGTCACAATTACATCAGCTTCGAGGTCGTGTTGGTCGTGGTGAGAATCAGTCTTATTGCATATTGCTAGCGGACCCAAAATCAGAAGTAGGTAAAGAGCGAATGAATATCATGACAGAAACAAATGATGGTTTTAAGCTATCTGAAAAGGACCTAGAGCTTCGTGGGCCTGGTGATTTCTTTGGTAAAAAGCAAAGTGGTGTTCCAGAGTTTAAAGTGGCTGATATGGTACATGATTATCGTGCATTGGAAGTAGCCAGAGATGATGCTGCTAAGCTTATTCAATCAACCGCATTTTGGCAAAATAATGAGTATGAGGAACTAAGAAAATACTTGCAACAAACCGGTGCTTTACATGGAGAAAAACTGGATTAA